The following proteins are co-located in the Komagataeibacter sp. FNDCF1 genome:
- a CDS encoding helix-turn-helix domain-containing protein, which translates to MTDGKRVFRPKSAPGTTAPAPGTTPIASVGDILRARREELGWNLPDVAAWLRIRLPYLEALESGHAAELPGSAYAIGFLRTYAKALGLESEPLAERFKTETRGAFTRRTELSFPMPLPERGLPTGVLLLCGIVILVGAYIGWYRLSSSGGAPDIPTRLTLPGLSSSTTTASPQVASMLPPAEERPAPQPLPPQEREALTGVPATTPAPQPSSPPMPAAPSQPLEKMGEDRNLLTQPSAAAQSPAAAAATTDAVTLNATAATWVQVRKTGGPVLYDHVLQPGETWQAPADQTGLVLTVGNAGGLTLSTGSVTTQPLGRNGEVRRNIPLNPAAVADGSVMHAPAPVQNIHPAMPSTTAETAPADMTTTGNGNNLSPPLPQHINPE; encoded by the coding sequence ATGACCGATGGCAAGCGCGTTTTTCGCCCTAAATCCGCACCCGGTACCACGGCTCCCGCGCCAGGCACCACGCCCATCGCATCGGTGGGGGACATATTGCGGGCGCGACGCGAGGAACTGGGCTGGAACCTGCCCGATGTCGCGGCATGGCTGCGCATCCGCCTGCCATATCTGGAAGCACTGGAATCAGGCCATGCCGCCGAACTGCCGGGCAGCGCCTATGCAATCGGCTTCCTGCGCACCTACGCCAAGGCTCTGGGGCTGGAAAGCGAACCGCTGGCCGAACGATTCAAGACGGAAACCCGGGGCGCGTTCACCCGCCGGACAGAACTGAGCTTTCCCATGCCACTGCCGGAGCGCGGGCTGCCCACGGGCGTACTGCTGCTGTGCGGTATCGTGATCCTGGTCGGTGCCTATATCGGCTGGTACAGGCTGAGCAGCTCCGGCGGCGCACCGGACATTCCCACCAGGCTGACGCTGCCGGGCCTGTCGTCCAGCACCACCACCGCATCGCCCCAGGTCGCCTCCATGCTGCCACCTGCGGAAGAACGGCCCGCGCCGCAGCCGCTCCCCCCGCAGGAGCGTGAGGCGCTGACCGGCGTCCCGGCCACCACCCCGGCGCCCCAGCCATCCAGCCCGCCCATGCCCGCAGCCCCATCCCAGCCACTGGAAAAGATGGGGGAAGACCGCAACTTACTGACCCAGCCGTCAGCGGCGGCACAGTCCCCGGCAGCTGCGGCCGCCACGACGGATGCGGTCACCCTGAATGCAACTGCGGCGACATGGGTCCAGGTCCGCAAGACCGGTGGTCCCGTGCTGTATGACCACGTACTCCAGCCCGGCGAGACATGGCAGGCCCCTGCTGACCAGACCGGACTTGTACTGACGGTTGGCAATGCGGGCGGCCTGACATTGAGCACCGGCAGCGTGACCACACAGCCGCTGGGCCGCAATGGGGAAGTCAGGCGCAATATCCCGCTGAATCCGGCGGCAGTGGCTGACGGGTCCGTCATGCATGCCCCGGCACCGGTACAGAACATCCATCCGGCCATGCCATCCACCACGGCCGAGACAGCGCCAGCGGACATGACCACGACAGGGAACGGCAATAATCTCTCGCCGCCCCTCCCGCAGCACATCAATCCGGAGTAG
- the ispG gene encoding flavodoxin-dependent (E)-4-hydroxy-3-methylbut-2-enyl-diphosphate synthase, which translates to MSSYRPYQHIERRKSRQIHVGSVPVGGDAPVSVQTMTNTLTTDAEATIAQIRRAELAGVDIVRVSCPDEESTKALAEIVREVNVPIVADIHFHYKRAIEAAKAGAACLRINPGNIGSAERVREVVNAAKDHNCSIRIGVNAGSLEKHLLEKYGEPNPDALVESALEHAKILEDHDFHEFKISVKASDVFMAVAAYQQLADVCDHPLHIGITEAGSKRAGTVKSSIGLGNLLWAGVGDTMRVSLSAEPEEEVLVGWDILKSLGLRHRGVKIISCPSCARQGFNVIETVQTLEDRLAHIKTPMTLSIIGCVVNGPGEALMTDIGVTGGGSGRHMVYSAGKQDHTMPAGDMIEHIVELVEKKVEQLQAADANNTPAEEMAREASMSTAD; encoded by the coding sequence ATGAGCAGCTATCGTCCTTATCAGCATATCGAGCGCCGCAAGTCGCGGCAGATCCATGTCGGCAGCGTGCCGGTCGGTGGTGACGCCCCGGTTTCGGTCCAGACCATGACCAACACGCTGACCACCGACGCCGAGGCCACGATCGCCCAGATCCGCCGCGCCGAACTGGCGGGCGTGGACATCGTGCGCGTCTCGTGCCCCGATGAGGAAAGCACGAAGGCGCTGGCTGAAATCGTGCGCGAGGTGAATGTTCCCATCGTGGCTGACATCCACTTCCACTACAAGCGCGCCATCGAGGCAGCAAAGGCGGGGGCGGCGTGCCTGCGCATCAACCCCGGCAACATCGGCAGCGCCGAGCGCGTGCGGGAAGTCGTGAACGCAGCCAAAGACCACAACTGCTCGATCCGCATCGGCGTGAATGCCGGTTCACTGGAAAAGCATCTGCTGGAAAAATACGGTGAGCCCAACCCCGACGCGCTGGTAGAGAGCGCGCTGGAACATGCGAAAATTCTGGAAGACCACGACTTCCATGAATTCAAGATCAGCGTAAAGGCATCGGACGTGTTCATGGCCGTTGCCGCCTACCAGCAGCTGGCCGATGTATGCGACCACCCGCTGCATATCGGGATTACCGAGGCGGGCAGCAAGCGCGCGGGCACGGTCAAGTCCTCCATCGGGCTGGGCAACCTGCTGTGGGCTGGCGTGGGTGATACCATGCGGGTCTCGCTCTCCGCCGAGCCGGAAGAGGAAGTGCTGGTCGGCTGGGATATCCTCAAGTCGCTCGGCCTGCGCCACCGTGGCGTGAAGATCATTTCCTGCCCGTCCTGCGCGCGGCAGGGCTTCAACGTGATCGAGACCGTGCAGACGCTGGAAGACCGGCTGGCGCACATCAAGACGCCCATGACGCTGTCGATCATCGGCTGCGTGGTCAATGGCCCCGGTGAGGCACTGATGACCGATATCGGCGTGACCGGCGGCGGTTCGGGCCGTCACATGGTCTATTCCGCAGGCAAGCAGGACCACACCATGCCCGCGGGCGACATGATCGAGCACATTGTCGAACTGGTGGAAAAGAAGGTGGAGCAGCTCCAGGCGGCTGACGCCAACAACACGCCCGCCGAGGAAATGGCCCGTGAGGCCAGCATGTCCACCGCGGACTGA
- the hisS gene encoding histidine--tRNA ligase produces MSSLQPVRGTHDLIGEERRRFNHVVETARRIVSLYGFDEWSTPIFEDTRVFSRSLGDTSDVVSKEMYTFEDRGGESLTLRPEGTAAICRALVTNGLTQSLPQKAFYAGPMFRYERPQKGRYRQFHQIGAELLGAAEPLADAEIIAMGRDVLNALGIGAEVVLELNTLGDTASRDAWRTALVTYFTDRRDELSADSQTRLERNPLRILDSKAAQDRALVADAPTIDQFLTPDAQEFWDGLRRTLDVMGVPFRHNPRIVRGLDYYGHTAFEFVTERLGAQGTVLAGGRYDGLVAEMGGPATPAIGWAGGIERLSMLLADSPGDPRPVAVIPMGADAQAAALTVLQAVRAAGIRAETSYRGNMKRRMERANRMNATHAIVIGSDEIARGVVQVKDLDSGQQAEVAMDGVAGFLRAGSATKA; encoded by the coding sequence GTGAGCAGTTTGCAGCCCGTTCGTGGCACCCACGACCTGATCGGCGAAGAGCGCAGGCGTTTCAACCATGTGGTGGAGACCGCACGCCGTATTGTCAGCCTGTACGGGTTTGATGAATGGTCGACCCCCATATTCGAGGATACGCGGGTTTTCTCACGCTCGCTGGGCGATACGTCCGATGTCGTCTCGAAGGAGATGTACACCTTCGAGGACCGTGGCGGTGAATCCCTGACCCTGCGCCCCGAGGGTACGGCCGCCATCTGCCGTGCGCTGGTCACCAACGGCCTGACGCAGTCCCTGCCGCAGAAGGCATTCTACGCCGGCCCCATGTTCCGCTACGAACGCCCGCAGAAGGGGCGTTACCGCCAGTTCCACCAGATCGGGGCGGAACTGCTAGGGGCTGCCGAACCGCTGGCCGATGCCGAGATCATCGCCATGGGCCGCGACGTGCTGAATGCTCTGGGCATTGGCGCGGAAGTGGTGCTGGAACTCAACACGCTGGGTGACACCGCCAGCCGCGATGCGTGGCGCACGGCGCTGGTCACCTATTTCACTGACCGCCGTGATGAACTGTCAGCCGACAGCCAGACCCGGCTGGAACGCAACCCGCTGCGCATACTCGACAGCAAGGCCGCGCAGGATCGCGCCCTTGTGGCCGATGCACCCACGATCGACCAGTTCCTGACCCCCGACGCACAGGAATTCTGGGATGGCCTGCGCCGCACGCTTGACGTGATGGGCGTGCCGTTCCGGCACAATCCGCGCATCGTGCGCGGGCTGGACTATTACGGTCATACCGCATTCGAATTCGTAACCGAACGCCTGGGCGCGCAGGGGACCGTGCTTGCCGGCGGGCGGTATGACGGGCTGGTGGCCGAGATGGGTGGTCCGGCGACGCCCGCCATTGGCTGGGCAGGCGGGATCGAGCGCCTGTCCATGCTGCTGGCCGACAGCCCCGGGGACCCACGCCCCGTGGCCGTCATCCCCATGGGGGCGGATGCACAGGCGGCGGCGCTGACAGTCCTGCAGGCCGTCCGCGCCGCGGGTATCCGGGCCGAGACCTCCTATCGCGGCAACATGAAGCGCCGGATGGAACGCGCCAACCGCATGAACGCCACCCATGCCATCGTGATCGGCAGTGACGAAATCGCGCGTGGCGTGGTGCAGGTCAAGGATCTGGACAGCGGGCAGCAGGCCGAGGTGGCGATGGATGGGGTGGCTGGCTTCCTGCGCGCCGGTTCCGCCACGAAAGCCTGA
- the prfA gene encoding peptide chain release factor 1, which yields MAQFDDRLDRIVARCDELQALLAEGLSGADFSQASREYAELEPIVARVNALRAAEEAERDASQMLADPEMRELAQAELDALRTQIPDLRHDIRLAMLPRDEADERSAILEIRPAAGGDEAGLFASELFGTYQRYADLRGWRFEVLEYDQSELGGLREGIASITGRGVFARLKYESGVHRVQRVPATESQGRIHTSTVTVAVLPEAEEVDVEVNECDLRIDVYRASGAGGQHVNKTESAVRITHLPTNIVVAMQEEKSQHKNRAKAMKILRARLYERNRAAAHESRAADRRAQVGTGDRSERIRTYNFPQGRVTDHRIGLTLYKIDRVMAGELDEFVDALTQEEQAALLAADEG from the coding sequence GTGGCACAGTTTGACGACCGTCTGGACCGTATCGTTGCCCGCTGCGACGAATTGCAGGCCCTGCTGGCCGAAGGGCTGTCGGGGGCCGATTTTAGCCAGGCCTCACGCGAATATGCCGAACTTGAACCCATCGTGGCCCGCGTCAATGCCCTGCGTGCGGCGGAAGAGGCGGAGCGCGATGCCAGCCAGATGCTGGCCGACCCGGAAATGCGGGAACTGGCACAGGCCGAACTTGACGCGCTGCGCACGCAGATACCGGACCTCCGTCATGATATCCGCCTGGCCATGCTGCCGCGTGATGAGGCGGACGAGCGCAGCGCCATCCTTGAAATCCGCCCCGCCGCAGGCGGTGACGAGGCGGGACTGTTCGCATCCGAACTGTTTGGCACCTATCAGCGCTATGCCGACCTGCGTGGCTGGCGCTTCGAGGTGCTAGAATATGACCAGTCGGAACTGGGCGGCCTGCGGGAAGGGATCGCCAGCATAACCGGGCGCGGCGTGTTTGCACGGCTGAAATACGAATCCGGCGTGCACCGGGTGCAGCGCGTGCCTGCGACCGAAAGCCAGGGCCGCATCCATACCTCCACCGTGACCGTGGCCGTCCTGCCCGAGGCGGAAGAAGTGGATGTGGAAGTCAATGAATGCGACCTGCGCATTGATGTCTATCGCGCATCCGGGGCAGGGGGGCAGCACGTCAACAAGACCGAAAGTGCCGTGCGCATCACCCATCTGCCCACCAATATCGTGGTGGCGATGCAGGAAGAGAAGAGCCAGCACAAGAACCGCGCCAAGGCGATGAAGATCCTGCGCGCACGCCTGTATGAGCGCAACCGGGCCGCAGCCCATGAATCCCGTGCTGCCGACCGGCGCGCACAGGTCGGCACCGGTGACCGTTCCGAGCGCATCCGCACGTACAACTTCCCGCAGGGGCGCGTAACCGACCACCGCATCGGCCTGACACTCTACAAGATCGACCGTGTCATGGCCGGTGAACTTGACGAGTTTGTCGATGCCCTGACACAGGAAGAACAGGCCGCCCTGCTTGCGGCGGATGAAGGCTGA
- the prmC gene encoding peptide chain release factor N(5)-glutamine methyltransferase, whose protein sequence is MKETMAPTPANLRMLLSNATTRLRNAGIEAPQREARLLAAHAAGTDLAGLLRIDVLDDTAHAMFTRVLARRLNHEPMAYITGQAGFWSLDLAVSPATLIPRADSETLIEAVLHHLPDRTRPLRVLDIGTGTGCLVLAVLAEYPHATGIGTDINPQAARLAACNAMRNGLGSRCMTLCCNWADATGGPFDLVLSNPPYIAHAELSGLMPDVVEHEPIRALDGGADGLVAYRALAADLPTLLAPGGIAVLELGIGQDHSVPALMQRSGLEVMEVRPDLGGTGRALVIKK, encoded by the coding sequence ATGAAAGAGACCATGGCCCCCACACCCGCAAATTTGCGCATGCTCCTGTCAAACGCCACGACCCGGCTCCGTAACGCCGGCATCGAAGCCCCCCAGCGTGAGGCCCGGCTGCTGGCCGCCCATGCCGCTGGCACCGATCTTGCAGGCCTGCTGCGCATCGATGTGCTGGACGACACGGCCCATGCCATGTTCACCCGGGTTCTGGCCCGCCGCCTTAACCATGAGCCGATGGCCTACATTACGGGGCAGGCCGGCTTCTGGTCGCTTGACCTTGCGGTGTCCCCCGCCACGCTGATCCCGCGCGCGGATAGCGAAACACTGATCGAGGCCGTGCTGCACCACCTGCCGGACCGCACGCGGCCGCTGCGCGTGCTGGATATCGGTACGGGTACGGGCTGCCTTGTGCTTGCGGTGCTGGCGGAATATCCGCACGCTACCGGCATTGGCACCGACATCAACCCGCAGGCGGCCCGGCTGGCCGCATGCAATGCCATGCGCAACGGACTTGGATCACGCTGCATGACCCTGTGCTGCAACTGGGCCGACGCCACGGGCGGCCCGTTTGACCTTGTGCTGAGCAATCCACCCTATATCGCGCATGCCGAACTGTCCGGCCTCATGCCCGATGTGGTGGAACATGAACCCATCCGCGCGCTGGATGGGGGTGCTGACGGGCTGGTAGCCTATCGTGCCTTGGCAGCAGACCTGCCCACGCTGCTTGCGCCAGGTGGTATCGCGGTGCTGGAACTGGGAATAGGTCAGGACCACAGCGTGCCCGCACTCATGCAGCGCAGCGGACTGGAAGTAATGGAAGTCCGCCCCGACCTGGGGGGAACAGGACGGGCGCTGGTGATAAAAAAATAA
- a CDS encoding DUF4167 domain-containing protein, which yields MKRMRGRHNRSGGSNGGSVRHNNGQIPLNRNHVFDSNGPDLRVRGTAQQLFEKYLQLGRDASSTGDRVMAEAYFQHAEHYFRILNAMTQAAQQSQQERMNSRQPRPMPDNRQPTDTVMDEAGEQPAIAAPAQPEETAPQPPIAAATPEAAPAAPAPRAPRVPRAPRRAKPPVEKKEELESSSS from the coding sequence ATGAAACGCATGCGAGGCCGTCACAATCGTTCGGGCGGCAGCAATGGCGGAAGCGTACGCCATAACAATGGCCAGATCCCGTTGAACCGCAACCATGTCTTTGACAGTAATGGGCCTGACCTGCGCGTGCGTGGTACGGCGCAGCAACTGTTTGAAAAATACCTTCAGCTCGGTCGTGATGCCAGCAGCACGGGCGACCGCGTGATGGCGGAAGCCTATTTCCAGCACGCCGAGCATTATTTCCGCATTCTCAATGCCATGACGCAGGCGGCACAGCAGAGCCAGCAGGAACGCATGAACAGCCGTCAGCCGCGTCCCATGCCGGACAACCGGCAGCCGACGGATACGGTTATGGATGAAGCGGGGGAACAGCCTGCCATCGCCGCGCCTGCCCAGCCGGAAGAAACCGCGCCCCAGCCCCCGATTGCAGCCGCTACGCCAGAAGCAGCCCCCGCAGCCCCGGCCCCGCGCGCACCGCGTGTTCCGCGCGCGCCACGCCGTGCCAAGCCGCCGGTGGAAAAAAAGGAAGAACTGGAATCCAGTTCCTCCTGA
- a CDS encoding adenosylmethionine--8-amino-7-oxononanoate transaminase, with translation MHGPEWLERGMGHVWLPYAQMQTALPPLAATATQGCTITLADGSELTDGIASWWTACHGYNHPHIRHAVQQQLECMPHVMFGGLVNRPALTLATRLADMLPGDLERVFFTDSGSVAVEVAMKMAIQYWLNRGQAGRTRLLAFRGGYHGDTMATMAVCDPEEGMHSLYNGALPEHFITDLPTDDARTQALDTLLAQSADRIAAIIVEPLVQGAGGMLFHAPDVLRTLRRLADRHGVLLIFDEIFTGFGRTGTMFACEQAGVVPDIMTLSKALTGGTMALAATVARRHVFEAFLSDNPLHALMHGPTFMANAMACACANASLDLFEREPRLEQVARIGARMRAGLEACRSLPHVVDVRVMGAIGVVELDRIPDMNALKTALVGQGVWVRPFRSIVYLTPAFTITSAELRKLTTAIHTVLSSPVQV, from the coding sequence ATGCATGGACCTGAATGGCTGGAACGCGGCATGGGCCATGTCTGGCTGCCCTATGCCCAGATGCAGACTGCCCTGCCCCCGCTGGCCGCCACGGCCACGCAGGGATGCACCATAACGCTGGCCGACGGGTCGGAACTGACTGATGGCATTGCCTCATGGTGGACTGCCTGCCATGGCTATAACCATCCCCATATCCGTCATGCCGTGCAGCAGCAGCTGGAATGCATGCCGCATGTCATGTTCGGCGGCCTGGTCAACAGGCCGGCGCTGACACTGGCCACACGGCTGGCGGACATGCTGCCCGGTGATCTGGAGCGGGTGTTCTTTACCGATTCCGGTTCCGTCGCCGTTGAGGTGGCGATGAAAATGGCAATCCAGTACTGGCTCAACCGTGGCCAGGCAGGGCGTACGCGCCTGCTGGCCTTCCGTGGCGGCTATCATGGGGATACCATGGCCACGATGGCCGTGTGCGACCCTGAAGAAGGCATGCACAGCCTGTACAATGGCGCCCTGCCCGAGCATTTCATAACCGACCTGCCAACGGATGACGCGCGCACGCAGGCACTCGATACCCTGCTGGCACAATCGGCGGACCGTATCGCCGCGATTATTGTCGAGCCGCTGGTACAGGGAGCCGGGGGCATGCTGTTCCATGCGCCCGATGTCCTGCGCACCCTGCGCCGACTGGCTGACCGGCATGGCGTGCTGCTGATATTTGATGAGATATTTACCGGCTTTGGCCGCACCGGCACGATGTTCGCCTGTGAACAGGCTGGTGTCGTGCCGGATATCATGACCCTGTCCAAGGCGCTGACCGGTGGGACCATGGCACTGGCGGCCACGGTCGCACGCCGGCATGTGTTCGAGGCATTCCTGTCCGACAATCCGCTGCATGCGCTCATGCATGGCCCGACCTTCATGGCCAATGCCATGGCCTGTGCCTGCGCCAATGCCTCCCTCGACCTGTTCGAGCGCGAACCCCGGCTGGAACAGGTGGCGCGCATCGGTGCCCGGATGCGCGCCGGACTGGAAGCCTGCCGCTCCCTGCCGCACGTGGTGGATGTACGAGTGATGGGCGCGATCGGCGTGGTGGAACTGGACCGTATACCGGATATGAACGCACTCAAGACCGCGCTGGTCGGGCAAGGGGTATGGGTCCGGCCATTCCGCAGCATCGTCTATCTGACACCGGCCTTTACCATTACGTCAGCCGAACTGCGTAAGCTGACCACGGCCATCCATACGGTCCTGTCCAGTCCGGTGCAGGTTTGA
- a CDS encoding 8-amino-7-oxononanoate synthase — protein sequence MRFMARFDPIFQTALDHMAQQHTRRVLHPMRHVGAANVVRNGRTLINFSSNDYLGLAHHPALAARAAAWLAEDGTGAGASRLVTGTSTRHMAVEARLAAFKGTQAALLLASGWQANASVLAALLRLAAGQGAPPLVFADRLNHASLHQGCMAAGVRQLRFRHNDLDHLESLLGHHAQTPGMRVIVTESVFSMDGDQTDIARLAAIARQYGAFTYVDEAHATGVLGPQGRGLCAGHDIDLVMGTFSKALGGFGAFVTGTRALCDWLVNACSGFVFTTAPPPAVLGAMDAALELLPTLDAERARLVRNADHIRGVIRDCGLSPAPSMTQIIPIMLGEAPRALAFAAHLEERGILATAIRPPTVPPGSSRIRLALGAAHTDGMIDQLATAIPAALREST from the coding sequence ATGCGCTTCATGGCCCGTTTTGATCCAATTTTCCAGACCGCGCTTGATCATATGGCGCAGCAGCACACCCGCCGCGTGCTGCACCCCATGCGCCATGTGGGGGCGGCTAACGTCGTGCGGAATGGACGGACGCTGATCAACTTCTCCTCCAACGATTATCTCGGCCTGGCCCATCATCCGGCCCTTGCCGCGCGCGCGGCCGCCTGGCTGGCGGAAGATGGTACGGGAGCAGGGGCCTCCCGTCTCGTGACCGGCACCAGCACGCGGCATATGGCGGTCGAAGCCCGGCTTGCCGCCTTCAAGGGGACGCAGGCGGCGCTGCTTCTGGCCAGCGGTTGGCAGGCCAATGCATCGGTGCTGGCAGCGCTGCTGCGGCTGGCGGCCGGGCAGGGCGCACCACCGCTGGTTTTTGCCGACCGGCTGAACCATGCCAGCCTGCACCAGGGCTGCATGGCGGCAGGCGTGCGGCAGCTCCGCTTCCGCCATAACGATCTGGACCATCTGGAAAGCCTGCTCGGGCACCATGCGCAGACACCCGGCATGCGGGTGATCGTGACGGAGAGTGTATTCAGCATGGATGGCGACCAGACCGACATCGCGCGGCTGGCTGCCATTGCCCGGCAGTACGGCGCCTTTACCTATGTGGATGAAGCCCATGCCACCGGCGTGCTTGGCCCGCAGGGGCGGGGGCTGTGCGCCGGGCATGATATCGATCTGGTCATGGGCACGTTCAGCAAGGCGCTGGGCGGGTTCGGGGCGTTTGTCACGGGCACGCGGGCGCTATGTGACTGGCTGGTCAATGCCTGTTCAGGCTTCGTGTTCACCACCGCACCCCCGCCCGCCGTGCTGGGTGCGATGGATGCGGCACTTGAACTCCTTCCCACGCTGGATGCCGAACGCGCACGACTGGTCCGCAATGCGGATCACATACGCGGCGTGATACGTGACTGCGGTCTCTCGCCCGCACCGTCCATGACACAGATCATACCGATCATGCTGGGCGAGGCCCCGCGCGCGCTGGCATTCGCGGCTCACCTTGAGGAGCGGGGCATTCTTGCCACTGCCATAAGGCCGCCCACCGTGCCGCCGGGTAGCAGCCGTATCCGGCTGGCGCTCGGCGCAGCCCATACGGATGGCATGATCGACCAGCTTGCCACCGCCATTCCCGCCGCCCTGCGCGAAAGCACCTGA
- a CDS encoding alpha/beta fold hydrolase yields the protein MAPVLPVVFVHGWAFDPTFWNTTRALLAPADTQCLDFGFFAPKPALTLPTRPYIGVGHSLGALWLLRHHGASCRGLVLINGFSRFSAGADFTDGIPRRVIARMHTGLNRAPEGLLRSFRQRAGIDTPLPPHIERDRLDRGLQDLMDMDCRPDLRDVTCPVHVMAGTRDAIAPASLTRACFPPPILNSIQWLDGGHLLPLTHAAQCAHAITAMTRRISTP from the coding sequence ATGGCACCGGTCCTTCCCGTCGTCTTCGTCCATGGCTGGGCGTTCGACCCGACATTCTGGAACACGACACGCGCCCTTCTTGCTCCGGCAGACACGCAATGCCTGGATTTCGGCTTCTTTGCACCAAAACCTGCCCTCACGCTGCCCACGCGCCCCTATATCGGGGTCGGGCATTCCCTGGGCGCATTATGGCTACTGCGTCATCATGGGGCGTCATGCCGGGGGCTGGTCCTGATCAACGGCTTCAGCCGGTTCAGCGCGGGAGCGGACTTTACCGATGGAATACCCCGAAGGGTGATCGCACGCATGCATACCGGCCTGAACCGTGCGCCTGAAGGACTGCTGCGCAGCTTCCGTCAGCGCGCGGGCATCGACACGCCCCTGCCGCCCCATATCGAACGTGACAGGTTGGACCGCGGCCTGCAGGACCTGATGGACATGGATTGCAGGCCGGACCTGCGGGATGTCACATGCCCCGTTCATGTCATGGCCGGAACGCGCGACGCCATTGCGCCGGCGAGCCTGACGCGGGCCTGTTTCCCGCCCCCGATACTGAATTCCATCCAGTGGCTGGACGGGGGTCATCTGCTTCCCCTGACCCATGCCGCACAATGTGCCCACGCCATTACAGCCATGACCCGACGGATATCCACGCCATGA
- the bioD gene encoding dethiobiotin synthase encodes MTRNARIAACFDAAHDYEQAARVQRMAAQELARRIGYHHGMDAPSRILEIGCGTGLLTRELRRLFPKAHITATDIAPRMLERLARRMPNDDRLTLRQMDGEAPDATGPFDLICSSLAMQWFHHRSQALHGLAALLAPGGRMAFATLADGSFAQWRAAYDRTGVTCPMPDYPTQDALQREWPVSGAGLWQITEIVDTPSTPLAFARELRAIGATHTEHAPATPGQMRRVLAAARARPFAMSYQVAYGQFHRALWPGVFVTGTDTDVGKTVASAALVHAWKAAYWKPLQSGTDDAPSDSTGVRGLTGLDATRLYPPAASFGASLSPEDAARHAHTRIDPAAITLPPHDGTRGPLVVEGAGGVFVPIAENYLMIDLMARLALPVVLVARSTLGTINHTLLSLAALRARGLRVAGVILNGPAEPNGRSAIERHGQVRILAEFPLLSPMGPQAVAQLARRLPSWAQITGEAVSNGG; translated from the coding sequence ATGACCCGCAATGCCCGCATTGCCGCATGTTTTGACGCAGCCCATGATTATGAACAGGCTGCCCGCGTCCAACGCATGGCGGCACAGGAACTGGCCCGCCGCATCGGTTACCACCATGGAATGGATGCGCCGTCACGCATTCTCGAGATCGGTTGTGGCACCGGCCTGCTGACCCGTGAACTGCGGCGGCTTTTCCCCAAAGCCCATATTACCGCAACCGATATCGCCCCCCGCATGCTGGAACGCCTGGCACGGCGGATGCCTAACGATGACCGCCTGACCCTGCGCCAGATGGATGGTGAGGCCCCGGATGCGACTGGCCCCTTTGACCTGATATGCTCCAGCCTGGCCATGCAGTGGTTCCATCACCGCTCACAGGCACTGCATGGCCTGGCGGCATTACTGGCGCCGGGGGGGCGGATGGCTTTCGCCACGCTGGCGGATGGCAGCTTCGCGCAGTGGCGGGCGGCATATGACCGGACGGGCGTAACCTGTCCGATGCCGGATTATCCCACGCAGGACGCGTTGCAGCGGGAATGGCCCGTTTCCGGCGCGGGACTGTGGCAAATCACGGAAATTGTCGATACACCGTCAACACCGCTGGCCTTCGCCCGTGAACTCAGGGCCATAGGTGCCACCCATACGGAACACGCGCCCGCCACGCCGGGACAGATGCGTCGCGTGCTGGCGGCCGCACGGGCCCGTCCCTTTGCCATGTCCTATCAGGTGGCATATGGCCAGTTTCACCGCGCACTCTGGCCCGGCGTGTTTGTAACCGGCACGGATACGGATGTGGGCAAGACCGTAGCGTCCGCAGCCCTGGTCCATGCATGGAAAGCCGCTTACTGGAAGCCACTGCAGAGCGGCACGGACGATGCACCATCGGACAGCACGGGCGTGCGCGGGTTGACGGGACTGGATGCGACGCGGCTCTACCCGCCAGCCGCAAGCTTCGGCGCATCCCTCTCACCCGAGGACGCGGCGCGCCATGCCCATACCCGCATCGACCCCGCCGCCATTACCCTGCCGCCCCATGACGGCACACGCGGGCCGCTGGTCGTGGAAGGGGCAGGGGGCGTGTTCGTGCCCATTGCCGAAAACTACCTCATGATCGATCTCATGGCCCGACTTGCCCTGCCCGTGGTGCTGGTCGCGCGCAGCACGCTTGGTACGATCAATCATACGCTGCTCAGCCTGGCTGCCCTGCGTGCCCGTGGCCTGCGGGTAGCGGGGGTCATCCTGAATGGTCCGGCCGAACCCAATGGCCGCAGCGCCATCGAACGGCACGGGCAGGTGCGGATACTGGCCGAGTTCCCGCTCCTGTCCCCGATGGGGCCGCAGGCGGTAGCACAACTGGCGCGCCGCCTGCCGTCCTGGGCGCAAATTACGGGCGAAGCCGTCAGTAACGGCGGATAA